CTTCGCAACATGACTTAAACTCTGGAAGTTAGAAAACAGACCTTGGAGTTGAGTGTGACTTTAAACCATCCAGCCTTTTAGCATTGCAGATGTTCAGGTATTGAAAACTGAGTAAACTTAATTTTTGGTGAGTCTTTGACCACTGTGGATTTTTCAAAGCTATGTCTTCATCTGCGGTGGTCCGCTCATCGTTGGTGGTGGCCCATTCATCGGCGGTCTCATCGGTCCCATTGGACCCATCGGTCCCATCATTGGCCCCATTGGCCCCATATGTCCCATCATCGGAGGCCTCATTCCCATCATTGGTCCCATTGGTCCGTGAGGACCCATCATCATCGGACCGCCAGGTCCCATAGGACCACCGTGCATTCCTGGAGGATGCATCATTCCCGGAGGGCCTTGAGGAGGAACTCCGGGTCTCGCGCCTAGACTTGGCGGTGGTGGAATCGCAGCTCCCTTGTTAGCGGCGAATGGATTCGATGCTATTTTACCAGCTTTGAATGCTGCAGTGGTGGCGTCGATCAAATGCTGGGCTTGTTCTTCCATCCatttttggtaaaaatatttcacattgTCTTTGTGCTTGCGACCCTGACAATGTGTTTTTCTTACACTCGGCGAATCGTGGGTTAGGTATGTGTCACAGTAGTCGCAATAATACT
This region of Athalia rosae chromosome 7, iyAthRosa1.1, whole genome shotgun sequence genomic DNA includes:
- the LOC105693316 gene encoding U1 small nuclear ribonucleoprotein C gives rise to the protein MPKYYCDYCDTYLTHDSPSVRKTHCQGRKHKDNVKYFYQKWMEEQAQHLIDATTAAFKAGKIASNPFAANKGAAIPPPPSLGARPGVPPQGPPGMMHPPGMHGGPMGPGGPMMMGPHGPMGPMMGMRPPMMGHMGPMGPMMGPMGPMGPMRPPMNGPPPTMSGPPQMKT